The Geomonas agri genome contains the following window.
TCATGCTTCGCAAGTTGGTGGGTGCGGTGAACTGGTAGAGAATTTGGACGCAAAAAAACCCCGGAGGCGCAGACTTCCGGGGAGCACATGTTGCTAAGAAAGGGGATCAGATGATCCCCTTTCTTATTCATGCCTTTTTTACGTACTCCGACTTCAACTGCATCGCGCCGATGCCGTCGATCTTGCAGTCGATGTCGTGGTCGCCGTCGACCAGGCGGATGTTCCTGACTTTGGTGCCGACCTTGACCACCAGCGAGGAGCCCTTGATCTTGAGGTCTTTGATGACGGTGACCGAGTCGCCGTCCTGGAGCTGGTTGCCGAAGGCGTCACGCACCACGCTCTCCTCCGGTGCGGCCTCCGCTGCG
Protein-coding sequences here:
- a CDS encoding zinc ribbon domain-containing protein YjdM — its product is MTTLPKCPSCSSEYTYEDGALYVCPECGNEWPQAAAEAAPEESVVRDAFGNQLQDGDSVTVIKDLKIKGSSLVVKVGTKVRNIRLVDGDHDIDCKIDGIGAMQLKSEYVKKA